In Mycolicibacterium aubagnense, the DNA window GCGCGACCCTTGGTTCGGATCGAAAATGTCGGGCGCAGGCGCGGTGTGTGCAGCCGGGCCATCAAATGGATTCGGGTCGTGATGCCCGCCTAGCAGCATGTCGCTCAGCGCTCCGTGGTCGGCGCTGACTGAAGGCGCCGCATCGCTGCCGTGTCCGATCGAACCATGTTCCATCGGCGGCGGGCCGTCCGCGGCATGTGCGGGCGCGGCGTGCTCGTTGCCCAGGGGAAGATGCTCGGCGACAACCGGCGGTGCGCCATGGGTCAAGGCTTCAGCCGCCGGTCCGGCAAGATGTTCGAGGCCTTCGGCGCCGAGCTTCATGCCCGGCAAGGGCACCAACCCGGCGGCATCTGCAATGGCCTGGGCACGCTCGGCCGGAGTGGCCGCACCCCAGTCGGTGGCCACGTGGTACATGTTGGCCACGTCCGGCACTAGCCGCCGGTGAGTTCATGGACCGTGTGGTTGGAGTCGGCTAATTCCTGCGGAGCGCGTTCGGCGAGGCTCGGCTCCGGCGCAAACGCCTGCACACTGGCGTTTTCTGGAATCGTTGGGACGGGCGCCTGCTTGCCTCCGGTCTCAGCCGCCGCGGCGTTCATGTCCTGCAGCAGATTCCGCTGCTCGATGAGGTTGTGGCGGGCGTCGAACAACTCGCGCGCCAACGGGTTGCTGTCGTTGAGGTCGTGGCCGTTGTACGGCCCACTGGTGACCGCCTGATTGACCGAGGCATCCACCTTCGCCTGCGCTGCGTCAACCGCCTGTTGGGCCGCATCGACCTTGGCCCGCTGCTGGTCCACCACGGACGGGTCAGCCTTGACGATCGGGGCCAGCAACGGGTTGTGGGTGTAGTTCGGGTCAGCACCGCCCTTGCCATCTTTGCCTGCCAGCAGGTCCAACGGGTTGGTTGGCTTGCCCGCCCCGTCGGCAGCCGGCGACGACGTGCTACCCGGTTTGTCATGCTCGCCAGCAAGCACATCCAGCGGATTCGTCGGCTGCTTGTCCGGCTGGCCGGGAGCAGGTTGCTTCGTCCAGGGTGAATTCGGGTCGGGTTTGTTCGCCGCAGGGTCACCCACGCCCAGCAGCTGGGCCAGTGGATCGGTTGGCCCAGCCGCGCCAGAAGGCTTCTGGTCCGGCTTGCCACCGTGCTGATCACCTGGCTTGTCTCCCGGGTGGTAGTCCACCGCCCGCACCGTCGGATCATGGCCCTTGTTGCTGCCGTCCTCAGGAAAGCCGAACTCGCCGAGCGGGGCGAGCGCCCCACGAATCCGGTCAGCCACCTGCTTATCCGCCGCGACCAAGGCCTGCACCGCTGCCTGGATGGCGTGCGCGTGCTCAGTCGCTTGTTGCTGCCGCTGCTGCGAGCTGCGCATCAGCGCAGTGACACTCGGGTCTTTCACAGAGAGGTCCTGCCCGACGGTGAAGCCGGCTTCTTCGGCTTCGGCAATAGTGTCGAGCACTTGCCGCTTAGCCCAGGCGATATCACCGGCACCGCTGGTGGCATGCTTGGCCGCCGCGTTTAGGGCGTCGGCCAGGCCGCGCACTTTTACGAGGTCACCCCAGCTGTGCTCGGCGGCCGCTTCGGCGGCAGCGCCTTCCCAGACGGTGCCACCAGGGCGCAGGACACCGTTGTGAATGGTGGTGAAGTGGTCTTCCCACGCCTGAGCGGTTGAAGTCCAGTGCGTGGCGCCCGTATCGAGGTGCTCGGTGGACCACGCCTCGATATCGGCGCGAGTGAGAGCCTGCCCGATAGTCGCGGGCATCAGACCTGCATGGTAATGCTGATCGCCTGCCCGGAGCCGGCGTCGGTTCTGCGGTAGACACCGTCGGCGGTATGCAGCTTGTACCCGGTCAGGCTGGCTTGCGCCGCCAATCTCGAGGCAATGGCGTCGATGAGCTGGTGGCCGTGCGCCACTGCTGCAGCGCTAGCTTGGGTGGCGTGACCGGTGGCCGGAGGAGCCTGGGTCTCGGCCAGCGCAGCGCTCGCGGCCTTGCACGTTGCTGCGGCCGTGCTCAAACCCGAGGGGTCTACTTTCAACTCGGCCACGACTATCCCCCTTGACATCATCGGTCCCCACCGACGCCCCGGGTTCGAGGATAGGGGCTCGCCGTGCCGTCAGCTATCCCGAGCAGAAAGCACCGAGCAAACGCGTACCACCGATCAGTCTGATTCGACGGTGACGTCAGGGTAATTTGGCAGTTCATCCGGCGTCGGCACGAGTCTTGAAACCCAGTCGCCCCCTCATTAAGGGCCAGAAGCTAGCCGCAATTCCGTCAATTTGTCGGTCCGTTTTTGGGAGGATCGTTGTGCCACAACAAACTGCGTAGTAGCTCTCGGAAGGGAGGCAGGACAGATGGCCAAGGTCTATGTCGAACCACGCCCCAAGGGTCGGGACGTGCACGCCCTATTGCCCACTACGTCGTCGAAAATTCTGCTGACAGCGAGCTCCACCGGAGCGCTACACAGCAGGAAGCCATCGAGTGGGCGAAACGGCAGGGTCACAGTCCCGTGATGGTTGCCCGCGTCCGGAATCTCACCGATAAGAGAATGCCGGACCACTGGCGCGTGGTTTGATCTCAACGAGCTGCTGGCGACCTTCCGCGGTAAGGACCAAGACCTGCCGCATCGCGACCGCAATACGATCATGACCAAAGCGTGAGAACCGGTCCGAGGGCCTGCCTCGTTGCTAGTCAAGCAACACACGCTCGCGCGCTCTATCTCGGCGCCATCTGTCGGTTCAGGTCGCGGTGTCTCGTTTCTTTCTCGTCTCACACTACGGTGTCACGACGTCACGCCCCAATCAACCAACACGATGCAACGCTCGTCAAGCACCAACGTCCTGACAGTGTCCCCTTAGCGTCGCCGCACGCCGGGGCGAGCTAGCCTGGAACGCCCGTACTGGTCGACGCGTAGCAGGCGGCTACCTGCGGGCTCCGCTTCGCTCCCTGCGCTTCCGTCCGCTGGCGCTCCCGTACGCTGCGGTCGCTGCGCACGCCCTCCGTCTGCCGCCCAACCACGCCAAACAGAATCATCCGTGCTTGTCAGAAACCGGGGACGACCGTGCTGTGAGAACTTTCTTTACTGGTATCGAGGCATGTGTCAGTAGTAGCGCAAGCATTCATCGATAAGTGTCCATATTGGTCGCGCTGATCGAGTCAGCTCGCCGCCGATCCACGTCCAGCCGAGATCGAGGTTTGTCGAGACGTCAACGCAAACGCGGTTGTTGGCACCGTCTGAGCAAACCTCTATTAGCTTGTCCAGCTCGGGCCATTCAGACTCAGGTAGGTACAGCTCGTCGTCATTGCCATCAGAAAGATACTCGTAGTCATCGACGCTTCCGAAGTCTGCCGGCGTCCAGAAATGCTGAGAACGTCGTAGTCCGACGCTCCCAAACCCCGTATCGACCGTAAACCCATCATGGATGTTTTGGTAAAAATCGCGCAGCGAGTCCGGAAGTTTAACCAGTATTCCGCAGAGGACGCGGGGCATGGTAGACAGCCAATCCAGGCACGGAAAGGTTGCGGGCCCGAACCATCCTTAAGGCAGTACAACAAAACTAGCTCGGGTGTGTCTCGCTCAGATGTGTACAAGTTCGCTGCATACACACCGTGAAGCGTCTCAGACAAACGGCGGGTCCAGACCGGCACCTCACCGCTGGCCAGCGGCTTCCAATACTGGTTGACGCACGACAGCGCTGCCTGATTCTCCAGGCCGGCGATGTCCCGCCAGTACTCAGGTAGGCCCTCATATCCGGGCTGGTCCTTCAGCTGTAGCGGTTCAACTTTTGCGCCAAGTGCGCCCGCCAGGTACTCAAAGAATTCGGCTCTGCCCATGGTTATCCCTTCGGCGCTCGGACTAGTGGCCGCGCACGAGCGCCACTGACTCGGTGAAAATCTCTTTAGCCAAGGCAGGGTCGATCGGGCTAGACGACGGCGTCACGCTCGGGTCTGAGTTCACGATCAACGTAACAGCATGAAATCCGTCCAGCCACGTCTTGTAATAGTAGTTATCTATTACGCGCCCACCCCGCTTGCTCACGGTATGTGTCGCTTCCACCTTCAGCCCCGCTATCTGGGGCACGTCGGCAGGAGTCGTGATCGCATAGCCGTCCGGGAAAGTGACGCTCATATAGGAACAGTCCACGGCGGAATCTTGGTGGGGGCCCCCGCCAGAAGGCAACTGTTGTGCAGATATGACGTAGAACAGGCCCTTGCCGTAGGCGTTAACCCCGTAGACCGTCTCGCCCAGAATTCCTTCGGTCTGCTGCTTTGCGCATGAGGCCGGGCGGACCTCGCCGGGTTTGGGCGTCTTGAACGAGTCGACAGTGACCTGGTTGATAACTCGCTGACCGCTGCGGGATTCGTAGCCCGCAGGAGCTTCTGAACGATCTGCACTACGCGGGAGGGGTCGATACCGCGATCTGACGAGGTGTCGCGGAGCCAGTACACGCCACCGACCACGGCCGCCGCCGTCAGTGAAATGACTGCTGCTGCGAGCAGACCGCGACCCCACATTGTCTTCGGTAGTACAGCATTGAATCGTGTCATGAAGTCTGTCCTCACTTGCTGCCCACGAGGTCGAGTATGAGTTCTTTGGTGCCTTCTCTCGCCGCAATACCGATTGCGCGGTCAGCTATTGCGCCGGTCCCCAACGACTCAATGCAATCGAGGATGCAGCTGACGATAGTGACGGTCCATCCGACGCCGTCGGCGACGTTCCCCGCGTTGCGTTCCCACCACCCCGGTTGTGGTGCAGGCACCGCCGTCGAGGGCGGCGCCGGCGGCTGAGTCGGGACTACAGACGGGGCGACCGTTTCCGGAACAGGCGGCTGCGCGGGCACTGTTACCGGTGCAGGCGCAGCCGGTGATTGCGGGGCTTGCACTGGCGGTGCGGTGTGGACCGGCGCGGCCTGCGACGCGGACGCGGGGGGCTGAGTTCGAGATTTGGACTCAGCTAGTAAGCGCTCGGAGATTTGCTCTTCGACCATGTCGGTGGCCTTAGTCTCCTTGCCGCACCAATCTTGCAGATAATCCTCAGGAACCTGCTGGCCTTTATAAAGCGTCCACTCGCTTGGCAGCTTGTCTTGTCGTGACCGATTGTATCCCTCGGGATTGGGGAACAAGTTATCCGGGTGATTTGCGATCGCAATCTGGTCGGCCCGATTAAGGTCCCTGAAGCCAGGAATTTCCCACAATCGCCGTAGCGGAATGATGTGGTCGACATCCCATTTTCCGGTGATTTCTCCATATTTCCCACCCGCACCCTTTGCGATCTCTTTCTTCATCTCGTCACGAATGGCGGAAATATATGAGCGGACTTCTTCGGCGAATTCGTCGAATTCGGCCTTTTCTTTCGCGCTTCCCCACTTCTTTGGCTTAGGCGGAACGAGTTCGTTTTCCTTGCAGTTGTTCTGCTTCTGCTGCTGTTCCTGTTCTTGGTTCTGCTCCTGCTCCTGCTGTTGGGGTTGCTGTTCGGGCTGTTGTTGCGGTTGCTGTTCGGGCTGTTGTTGCGGTTGCTGCTGGGGCTGTTGTTGCGGTTGCTGCTGGGGCTGTGGCTGTGCAGTTTGTAGCGGGGCGTCGTAGTCGGGTGGCTGCTGCCCGTTGGCTGGCTGGAGTTGCTCAGGATTGGCTTGTTGAAAATTGGGTTGCTGCTGCGGCACCTGCGCCGGTTGCTGGGCAGGGTTATTGATGTCAATCCCGTTGCCCTGATACGGGGCCGGGTAGGACCCACCGTTGTAGGAGCCCGGGGCGTCGGGCATCGCCGGGGGCTGCAATGGGAACGGCGGTGCGCCACCATTGCCGCCGGAGCCGCCCGATCCGCCACCGGGCACGCTGGGCTGGGCGGTGGCCCCGGGCAGGGCCGCAATGGTGGAGCCGTGGTCATCACGGCTGGTCGTGATGAGCGCGGCCAACAGCAGTGCCACGATCGAGACAATGGCCACAACGCGCCGGTAGCGGTACACGCTCCACCTCGGCGGCGGTTTCATCGGTTTCATCGCGGATTTCCCTCCCATAAGAACCGCTTCTGGATACGTCTGCTGCGCTTTCGCGTCTAGCCGGGTCCGCCGGACATATTGGCTTTGACCCAGGAGACCTCGTCGGCGGCGGTGCGGGTGCAGGCTTCGTAGTCGTCGCCGGTTTGGCCGAACACGGTCACGCATGAGATGGACAGGTGCGCCAGTAGCCGGTCGTTGCAGGAGTCGATCGAGGTGTAGGCGGGTGTGCCGGCCAGACACAGTTGTTGGGTTTGGCAGGCGGCCACGAAGTTCGCCGCACGCCCGTCCGCGGAGGTGTAGGTGTCGGGGCCGCCTTGGCAGTGACCGGAGTGGCGCTGCGCATACACGGCCGGGTCGACGTTGTCCGGGCGGTGCGCCCCGGTCGGATCGGTCACATACCCGGTCGGGTTCGGGGGCGTGACTGACGCGGCCGGTGTGCCGGCGGGTAAGCCGGCCCAGTTCGGGGTGGGTGCGCCGGTAGTCGCCGCGTCGGAAGCTCGGTACGACAGGGTGATGGTGACCGGGAACGCGAAAACGCTGGTCGGGCCCAGATCAACAGTGAGGTTGGACTGTCCGGGTGGGAAACCCGGCCCCAGCGTGGGGGTGACGCCGACGAGGGCTTGGTTGGCATCGGTGGCCGCCGGGACGCTGAAGGTGCCGATGACGCGGGCCGGATTGCCCGGTGCGGCATCGGTTTCCACCAGCACCACGTTGTTGCCCTGCCGCAAATGTGTCGCGGCGGGAAGCTTGATTCCGAATGGGATCGTGGATGCGGAGAACACCGTCTTGCGGGTCACGGTGATGTCGACGCCGCCGCCGGAGAACGGGATGACCTGGTAGTCAACGTCATTGGAGCCGTAAATGGCGCCACCGTCAGCAGTCCACGCGGCCGGACCCAGCCCCAGCTCGCCGGGTAGGTGGATGGCGATCTGCCTGTTCGGGTGCGCGGTCGGGGCGAAGATGCCGTCTTTGGCCCACATCGGCACCGTGACCGCACCCCGCTCCCCCTGAGCTGCCAGCGGCCGTTCCATGCCCGCGGTTTCCCCTTGTGGGGTGGTGGAGGAAACCCGTGCTCCGCCAATGGGATTGATCCGGCCCGGGTCCTCGGGCATTGGGCGTTGGATGGGTAGTGGCACCGGCGGCCGGGACGGTTGTGCGGTCTGGTCGGACGCAGCTGGGTCGGCGTTAGCGGTCGCCAACGACACGCCACCGCCCGTCTGCCATGCTGCTACAACCGAAGCTACGAGCACCGCAGCCAGGACCGCCATCACATTGCCGGGCAGGAAGCGATTTGTCATCAATCGAGTTCCCATGTGTTCACAGGTCTTTCGGTTCGCCGTAGAGGGTTTGGGTGTCGTTGCCGTTATCGGTTCGCACCCGGATCGTGGTGTAGGACTGGATTTTCACCTGACCACCGCACCCGTCGGCCTCGATGTTCTGATCCCGCAGGTTCGACACCGCATGCATGCTGCGCAGACTGATGCGATCCATCGGAACCTGCGCCAGCCCACCAGGTTTGAGCAGCACCCGAATATGCCCACCCAGATGCTCCTGCACGCCGAGAGTGGCTCCGGCCGAAGCGCCAGCGAAACCACCGCCACCGCCACCGCCGCCACCGGCACCACCCTGGCCCTGCCCGAAGCCGCCGCCGTACACCTGGCCGTTGATCTGCTGATACGGATCAATCCCCGCATCCACACCGACCTCGACACCGGGCGAGGAGTCGGTGCGGCACCCCACGAAATACCCGGACTCAAGCTGGGCATCCTGGATCGGCGACCCACCCGAACCGGTGACCCGGGCCTCTGACCGCAGTGTTACTCGGGCCTGCCACGAGTTGGATGCCCCGGCCAGGTTGTCGATGTGATCGATCACCTCATTGGTGGTGTTCACATCCACCACCCAACCGTCATCGGTGACGAACTGCGTCCACCGATCCGGCATCGGCTGCGGATCAGCAACCGCCACCCCCGGCGCACACATGCAGCATGCGGCAGTTACAGCGAACATGACGGCCGTCGCGGCCAGACGCCGCGACGACAAAACAAACTCGACCATGCATGAATCCCCCTGTGAAGACCAGCCTCAAGCCCCCCGGCTCGCTTGGTCTTTCACGTAATACCGCAAACAATCGCATAAGCTGACTGACGCGTCAACTCGAACGCAGGCGTCCGCACCGAGCAAAGCCGTTCGGCCAACTAACGAAGCATGGACCGGACAGATTCGCGAACAAGCATCGCGCTGCCACGGCTGGGCGACGCTGTACCGACTCGCCGAACCCGACTATCTCGACGAGCACGTGCACCAGACCTGTTGAAATCGTCCTGGCGCCGGATGGATAGCTGACCGGTTCGGATTCACCGGCAGCGGTGAACAACCGCATCGGCGACCAGCGCAACTCCTGCGATCAGGAACATGACCCGCATCGCCATCGGCGCGTAGCGGGTGACGGTCCGCACCAAGAATCGCTGCGCCCGGGCCGCTCGCGTGTTTCGGCTGGTCGATAGCGCCAGGACCAGCGTGCAGGGAAGCAGCGCCATGATGCAGTAGGTGATCACGATGAGCGGCCACTGCGGCGGTCGTGGCTGCAGCGCGGCGAGCATGGTCAGCCCGGTCAGATACGGCACGGCCGTGCATGCTTGCCCCAATCCCACTGCGGCGCCGACGAATCCCAGCAGCCAGGGGCGGTGAAGCATCGCAACCTTGGCCCAACCCGGCGCGGCGGCTTGGGCAGGTAGTGGGAAGAACGCCAACGCGATCAGCACCAACCCCAACACGAACTCGCCCCGATACCTCACCGTCGGAGTGACAGTGAAGTCGGTCAGGTCTGTCAGCAGGCCCAGGCCCAGCACGGCGCACAGGCCGAAAGTGGTTGTCGCCGCGAAGACACCGGCGATGAAGCTCACGCCACCAGGAACGGCGGATTGACGGTTCAGCCGACTGGCGTAGACCACCGCGGACATGACTCCGATGTTCAGGACGTTGAGGGAATCCACGAAAGCGAACCCCACCAAGGTCAGCAGCAGCGCTGTCATCGTGATCCTTGCCCCCGGCCCAGCCTCACTGGGCGCGATTCGCGGTGCCGCAAAAGTTGATCGAGGTTCGCGGTGCACGCCACGTCCTACGAGCAGGGTGGTGGTGTGGTCACGCGGCGCAGCGATGGCGCTATTGCTCAATCCACCCACGGATCGTCGACAGACTGCGTTCGCCGATCCCGCGCAGCTTGCCGATCAGCAACCATCGGATCGAATCCGCAGATAGTTGCCACAACGCCAACAGCGAACAGCACCGACAGCGACACCCCGCAGCACAAAGCGCGCAGCAGACCACGAAACATTTTATCCCCCTTGTGAATACCGGCCCCAAGCCCCCCGGCTTAACTGGTACTCCAACAGATATTCACGACAATTCCACGAACCATCCGCCGCGTCAACTCGTAGCGATAGGTAGCCATCATCAAACTCACCGACACTTGAGCTAACATTTTTTGAGACGACAGGGTCGCTGGATGACGCAGCAACGGTCAGCAAACCGGCCTTCATTACTGCACCCCCGGGCGGTCATCATCAGGTCACTTCAGCGCCACAAACCAGCCCACCCCTCGGCGGGTGATCCCGTAAGCCTCTGCACCACAACAATATCCAGGGGGATGGCATGGTCAGCAAGAAACGCCGTGGGGCATCGGTAGATGCCGCCACATTCACCGAACGGCTCAACCGGCTGTTCGCCGTCGTCTACCCACCCGGACGCGGCCCCTACCGCAACGCCGAAGTAAGAGAAGCCTTGGCCGGCCGCGGATTCGCAATGTCCGCCCCGTACCTGTCGCAACTACGCGGCGGAACCCGCACCAGCCCATCCCTGAAACGCCCTGGGTCCGCCGGAGGCTCGAGCTATTGGATTTCGACCAGGAGTTGGTCGGTCCGTTGTGCATCGCAGAACGCATCTTCGTATTCGGTGGGTGGGATGTCGCCGAGGTAGCTGTGTAGGCGGCCGGTGTTGTGCCAGTAGACCCAGCCCAGGGTCGCCAGCTCGACGTCCTCGACTGTCTTCCACGGCCCGGTGCGGGCGGGTCCGTAGATTAGCTCGGCTTT includes these proteins:
- a CDS encoding SMI1/KNR4 family protein, with amino-acid sequence MPRVLCGILVKLPDSLRDFYQNIHDGFTVDTGFGSVGLRRSQHFWTPADFGSVDDYEYLSDGNDDELYLPESEWPELDKLIEVCSDGANNRVCVDVSTNLDLGWTWIGGELTRSARPIWTLIDECLRYY
- a CDS encoding DUF5642 family protein; its protein translation is MGSRSARSSSHFTDGGGRGRWRVLAPRHLVRSRYRPLPRSADRSEAPAGYESRSGQRVINQVTVDSFKTPKPGEVRPASCAKQQTEGILGETVYGVNAYGKGLFYVISAQQLPSGGGPHQDSAVDCSYMSVTFPDGYAITTPADVPQIAGLKVEATHTVSKRGGRVIDNYYYKTWLDGFHAVTLIVNSDPSVTPSSSPIDPALAKEIFTESVALVRGH
- a CDS encoding MspA family porin, coding for MFAVTAACCMCAPGVAVADPQPMPDRWTQFVTDDGWVVDVNTTNEVIDHIDNLAGASNSWQARVTLRSEARVTGSGGSPIQDAQLESGYFVGCRTDSSPGVEVGVDAGIDPYQQINGQVYGGGFGQGQGGAGGGGGGGGGFAGASAGATLGVQEHLGGHIRVLLKPGGLAQVPMDRISLRSMHAVSNLRDQNIEADGCGGQVKIQSYTTIRVRTDNGNDTQTLYGEPKDL
- a CDS encoding GAP family protein, which gives rise to MTALLLTLVGFAFVDSLNVLNIGVMSAVVYASRLNRQSAVPGGVSFIAGVFAATTTFGLCAVLGLGLLTDLTDFTVTPTVRYRGEFVLGLVLIALAFFPLPAQAAAPGWAKVAMLHRPWLLGFVGAAVGLGQACTAVPYLTGLTMLAALQPRPPQWPLIVITYCIMALLPCTLVLALSTSRNTRAARAQRFLVRTVTRYAPMAMRVMFLIAGVALVADAVVHRCR